One Megalops cyprinoides isolate fMegCyp1 chromosome 4, fMegCyp1.pri, whole genome shotgun sequence genomic window carries:
- the LOC118776649 gene encoding kinesin-like protein KIF2A isoform X2, with amino-acid sequence MAANFGKILIGIYVEIKRSDGRIHQAMVTSVNEENESVTVEWIENGDTKGKEIDLESVFALNPDLAPDEEIAVSPETPPPPAQSAVKVLKIPKNRRTIAPPKNETPARDNRAGSARVRPGQQQQQTEPSAPAPAQMQQPAQTQAQTQAQQQNARRKSNCVKEVEKLQEKRERRRLQQQELREKRAQEVDTTIPNYEIMYMIRDFRASLDYRPLTTTDLIEEHRICVCVRKRPLNKKELSVKELDVITIPSKDVVMVHEPKQKVDLTRYLENQTFRFDYAFDDSTTNEMVYRFTARPLVETIFERGMATCFAYGQTGSGKTHTMGGDFSGKNQDCSKGIYALAARDVFLMLKKPNYKKLDLQVYATFFEIYSGKVFDLLNRKAKLRVLEDGKQQVQVVGLQEREVKCTEDVLKLIEVGNSCRTSGQTSANAHSSRSHAVFQIILRRKGKMHGKFSLIDLAGNERGADTSSADRQTRLEGAEINKSLLALKECIRALGRNKPHTPFRASKLTQVLRDSFIGENSRTCMIATISPGMTSCENTLNTLRYANRVKEFGISPSDIPFSQAAGSRSDLSPTYEVKELTVDPNTAVEGRPNIHAVNQLDILEAQWGVGSSPQRDDLKLLCEQNEEEVSPQLFTFHEAVSQLVEMEEQVLEDHRAVFQESIRWLEDEKALMEMTEEVDYDVDSYATQLEQILDQKIDILTELRDKVKAFRSTLQEEEQASQQINPKRPRPL; translated from the exons GACGGATACACCAGGCCATGGTCACATCTGTCAATGAGGAAAACGAGAGCGTCACCGTGGAGTGGATTGAGAATGGAGACACTAAAGGGAAAGAG ATTGACTTGGAGAGCGTGTTCGCTCTGAACCCGGATCTGGCCCCCGACGAGGAGATCGCCGTGAGCCCCGAGACCCCTCCCCCGCCAGCACAGAGCGCCGTGAAAGTCCTCAAGATCCCCAAG AACCGACGAACCATAGCCCCCCCTAAGAATGAAACCCCAGCCAGAGACAACAGAG CGGGGTCGGCTCGGGTGCGCcctgggcagcagcagcagcagacggAGCCGAGCGCACCCGCCCCGGCGCAGATGCAGCAGCCGGCGCAGACGCAGGCGCAGACGcaggcacagcagcagaatg CGCGGAGAAAATCCAACTGCGTGAAGGAGGTGGAGAAGCTtcaggagaagagagagaggaggcgactccagcagcaggagctgaggGAGAAGAGAGCACAG gaGGTCGATACCACTATTCCTAATTATGAGATCATGTACATGATCAGGGATTTCCGTGCAAGCCTGGACTACCGGCCCCTCACCACTACTGATCTG ATTGAAGAGCACAggatatgtgtgtgcgtgaggaAACGACCGCtgaacaaaaaag AGCTGTCGGTGAAGGAGCTGGACGTCATCACCATCCCCAGTAAGGATGTGGTCATGGTCCACGAGCCCAAGCAGAAGGTGGATCTGACACGCTACCTGGAGAACCAGACCTTCCGCTTTGACTACGCCTTCGACGACAGCACCACCAATGAGATGGTTTACAG GTTCACCGCCAGGCCGCTGGTGGAGACCATCTTTGAGAGGGGAATGGCCACCTGCTTTGCTTatggacagacaggaagtgggaaaACGCAC ACAATGGGGGGAGACTTTTCGGGGAAGAACCAGGACTGCTCCAAAGGGATCTACGCACTGGCTG CTCGGGATGTCTTTCTCATGCTGAAGAAGCCGAACTATAAGAAGCTGGACCTGCAGGTGTACGCCACCTTCTTTGAAATCTACAGCGGGAAG GTGTTTGACCTGCTGAACCGTAAAGCCAAGCTCCGGGTTCTGGAGGACGGGAAGCAGCAGGTGCAGGTGGTTGGGCTTCAGGAGAGAGAGGTCAAATGCACTGAGGACGTCCTCAAGCTCATCGAAGTTGGGAATAGCTGCAG GACGTCCGGTCAGACCTCGGCCAACGCCCACTCGTCCCGTAGCCACGCCGTCTTCCAGATCATTCTCCGGCGGAAGGGCAAGATGCACGGCAAGTTCTCGCTCATCGACCTGGCGGGAAATGAGCGCGGCGCCGACACGTCCAGCGCCGACCGCCAGACACGCCTCGAGGGAGCTGAGATTAACAAGAGCCTGCTGGCACTcaag GAGTGCATTCGGGCCTTGGGTCGCAACAAACCGCACACCCCCTTCAGAGCCAGCAAGCTCACACAAGTCCTGAGGGACTCCTTCATCGGGGAGAACTCCAGGACTTGCATG aTCGCCACCATTTCTCCTGGCATGACGTCGTGCGAGAACACGTTAAACACGCTGCGATACGCCAACAG AGTAAAGGAGTTTGGGATAAGTCCGTCGGACATCCCCTTCTCTCAGGCCGCGGGCAGCCGCTCTGACCTCTCCCCCACCTATGA AGTGAAGGAGCTGACTGTTGACCCCAACACGGCCGTCGAGGGGCGCCCCAACATCCACGCGGTCAACCAGCTGGACATCCTGGAGGCGCAGTGGGGGGTGGGCAGCTCCCCCCAAAGGGACGACCTCAAGCTGCTCTGTGAACAGAAC gaagaggaagtgtcCCCGCAGCTCTTCACCTTCCACGAGGCGGTGTCCCAGCtggtggagatggaggagcaggtTCTGGAGGACCACAGAGCCGTCTTCCAG GAGTCCATCCGATGGCTGGAGGATGAGAAGGCTCTGATGGAGATGACTGAGGAGGTAGATTACGATGTGGACTCATACGCCACTCAGCTGGAGCAGATCCTGGACCAGAAGATCGACATCCTAACGGAGCTCCGAG ACAAAGTAAAAGCGTTCCGCTCAACCCTTCAAGAAGAGGAGCAGGCCAGTCAGCAGATAAACCCGAAGCGGCCCCGCCCCCTTTGA
- the LOC118776649 gene encoding kinesin-like protein KIF2A isoform X1 yields MAANFGKILIGIYVEIKRSDGRIHQAMVTSVNEENESVTVEWIENGDTKGKEIDLESVFALNPDLAPDEEIAVSPETPPPPAQSAVKVLKIPKNRRTIAPPKNETPARDNRAGSARVRPGQQQQQTEPSAPAPAQMQQPAQTQAQTQAQQQNGSITDTSSPQPAKKVSRLSSRRKSNCVKEVEKLQEKRERRRLQQQELREKRAQEVDTTIPNYEIMYMIRDFRASLDYRPLTTTDLIEEHRICVCVRKRPLNKKELSVKELDVITIPSKDVVMVHEPKQKVDLTRYLENQTFRFDYAFDDSTTNEMVYRFTARPLVETIFERGMATCFAYGQTGSGKTHTMGGDFSGKNQDCSKGIYALAARDVFLMLKKPNYKKLDLQVYATFFEIYSGKVFDLLNRKAKLRVLEDGKQQVQVVGLQEREVKCTEDVLKLIEVGNSCRTSGQTSANAHSSRSHAVFQIILRRKGKMHGKFSLIDLAGNERGADTSSADRQTRLEGAEINKSLLALKECIRALGRNKPHTPFRASKLTQVLRDSFIGENSRTCMIATISPGMTSCENTLNTLRYANRVKEFGISPSDIPFSQAAGSRSDLSPTYEVKELTVDPNTAVEGRPNIHAVNQLDILEAQWGVGSSPQRDDLKLLCEQNEEEVSPQLFTFHEAVSQLVEMEEQVLEDHRAVFQESIRWLEDEKALMEMTEEVDYDVDSYATQLEQILDQKIDILTELRDKVKAFRSTLQEEEQASQQINPKRPRPL; encoded by the exons GACGGATACACCAGGCCATGGTCACATCTGTCAATGAGGAAAACGAGAGCGTCACCGTGGAGTGGATTGAGAATGGAGACACTAAAGGGAAAGAG ATTGACTTGGAGAGCGTGTTCGCTCTGAACCCGGATCTGGCCCCCGACGAGGAGATCGCCGTGAGCCCCGAGACCCCTCCCCCGCCAGCACAGAGCGCCGTGAAAGTCCTCAAGATCCCCAAG AACCGACGAACCATAGCCCCCCCTAAGAATGAAACCCCAGCCAGAGACAACAGAG CGGGGTCGGCTCGGGTGCGCcctgggcagcagcagcagcagacggAGCCGAGCGCACCCGCCCCGGCGCAGATGCAGCAGCCGGCGCAGACGCAGGCGCAGACGcaggcacagcagcagaatgGTAGTATCACAGACACGTCGTCGCCACAGCCAGCCAAAAAGGTGTCCCGACTCTCCT CGCGGAGAAAATCCAACTGCGTGAAGGAGGTGGAGAAGCTtcaggagaagagagagaggaggcgactccagcagcaggagctgaggGAGAAGAGAGCACAG gaGGTCGATACCACTATTCCTAATTATGAGATCATGTACATGATCAGGGATTTCCGTGCAAGCCTGGACTACCGGCCCCTCACCACTACTGATCTG ATTGAAGAGCACAggatatgtgtgtgcgtgaggaAACGACCGCtgaacaaaaaag AGCTGTCGGTGAAGGAGCTGGACGTCATCACCATCCCCAGTAAGGATGTGGTCATGGTCCACGAGCCCAAGCAGAAGGTGGATCTGACACGCTACCTGGAGAACCAGACCTTCCGCTTTGACTACGCCTTCGACGACAGCACCACCAATGAGATGGTTTACAG GTTCACCGCCAGGCCGCTGGTGGAGACCATCTTTGAGAGGGGAATGGCCACCTGCTTTGCTTatggacagacaggaagtgggaaaACGCAC ACAATGGGGGGAGACTTTTCGGGGAAGAACCAGGACTGCTCCAAAGGGATCTACGCACTGGCTG CTCGGGATGTCTTTCTCATGCTGAAGAAGCCGAACTATAAGAAGCTGGACCTGCAGGTGTACGCCACCTTCTTTGAAATCTACAGCGGGAAG GTGTTTGACCTGCTGAACCGTAAAGCCAAGCTCCGGGTTCTGGAGGACGGGAAGCAGCAGGTGCAGGTGGTTGGGCTTCAGGAGAGAGAGGTCAAATGCACTGAGGACGTCCTCAAGCTCATCGAAGTTGGGAATAGCTGCAG GACGTCCGGTCAGACCTCGGCCAACGCCCACTCGTCCCGTAGCCACGCCGTCTTCCAGATCATTCTCCGGCGGAAGGGCAAGATGCACGGCAAGTTCTCGCTCATCGACCTGGCGGGAAATGAGCGCGGCGCCGACACGTCCAGCGCCGACCGCCAGACACGCCTCGAGGGAGCTGAGATTAACAAGAGCCTGCTGGCACTcaag GAGTGCATTCGGGCCTTGGGTCGCAACAAACCGCACACCCCCTTCAGAGCCAGCAAGCTCACACAAGTCCTGAGGGACTCCTTCATCGGGGAGAACTCCAGGACTTGCATG aTCGCCACCATTTCTCCTGGCATGACGTCGTGCGAGAACACGTTAAACACGCTGCGATACGCCAACAG AGTAAAGGAGTTTGGGATAAGTCCGTCGGACATCCCCTTCTCTCAGGCCGCGGGCAGCCGCTCTGACCTCTCCCCCACCTATGA AGTGAAGGAGCTGACTGTTGACCCCAACACGGCCGTCGAGGGGCGCCCCAACATCCACGCGGTCAACCAGCTGGACATCCTGGAGGCGCAGTGGGGGGTGGGCAGCTCCCCCCAAAGGGACGACCTCAAGCTGCTCTGTGAACAGAAC gaagaggaagtgtcCCCGCAGCTCTTCACCTTCCACGAGGCGGTGTCCCAGCtggtggagatggaggagcaggtTCTGGAGGACCACAGAGCCGTCTTCCAG GAGTCCATCCGATGGCTGGAGGATGAGAAGGCTCTGATGGAGATGACTGAGGAGGTAGATTACGATGTGGACTCATACGCCACTCAGCTGGAGCAGATCCTGGACCAGAAGATCGACATCCTAACGGAGCTCCGAG ACAAAGTAAAAGCGTTCCGCTCAACCCTTCAAGAAGAGGAGCAGGCCAGTCAGCAGATAAACCCGAAGCGGCCCCGCCCCCTTTGA
- the LOC118776649 gene encoding kinesin-like protein KIF2A isoform X3 yields MAANFGKILIGIYVEIKRSDGRIHQAMVTSVNEENESVTVEWIENGDTKGKEIDLESVFALNPDLAPDEEIAVSPETPPPPAQSAVKVLKIPKNRRTIAPPKNETPARDNRAGSARVRPGQQQQQTEPSAPAPAQMQQPAQTQAQTQAQQQNGSITDTSSPQPAKKVSRLSSRRKSNCVKEVEKLQEKRERRRLQQQELREKRAQEVDTTIPNYEIMYMIRDFRASLDYRPLTTTDLIEEHRICVCVRKRPLNKKELSVKELDVITIPSKDVVMVHEPKQKVDLTRYLENQTFRFDYAFDDSTTNEMVYRFTARPLVETIFERGMATCFAYGQTGSGKTHTMGGDFSGKNQDCSKGIYALAARDVFLMLKKPNYKKLDLQVYATFFEIYSGKVFDLLNRKAKLRVLEDGKQQVQVVGLQEREVKCTEDVLKLIEVGNSCRTSGQTSANAHSSRSHAVFQIILRRKGKMHGKFSLIDLAGNERGADTSSADRQTRLEGAEINKSLLALKECIRALGRNKPHTPFRASKLTQVLRDSFIGENSRTCMIATISPGMTSCENTLNTLRYANRVKELTVDPNTAVEGRPNIHAVNQLDILEAQWGVGSSPQRDDLKLLCEQNEEEVSPQLFTFHEAVSQLVEMEEQVLEDHRAVFQESIRWLEDEKALMEMTEEVDYDVDSYATQLEQILDQKIDILTELRDKVKAFRSTLQEEEQASQQINPKRPRPL; encoded by the exons GACGGATACACCAGGCCATGGTCACATCTGTCAATGAGGAAAACGAGAGCGTCACCGTGGAGTGGATTGAGAATGGAGACACTAAAGGGAAAGAG ATTGACTTGGAGAGCGTGTTCGCTCTGAACCCGGATCTGGCCCCCGACGAGGAGATCGCCGTGAGCCCCGAGACCCCTCCCCCGCCAGCACAGAGCGCCGTGAAAGTCCTCAAGATCCCCAAG AACCGACGAACCATAGCCCCCCCTAAGAATGAAACCCCAGCCAGAGACAACAGAG CGGGGTCGGCTCGGGTGCGCcctgggcagcagcagcagcagacggAGCCGAGCGCACCCGCCCCGGCGCAGATGCAGCAGCCGGCGCAGACGCAGGCGCAGACGcaggcacagcagcagaatgGTAGTATCACAGACACGTCGTCGCCACAGCCAGCCAAAAAGGTGTCCCGACTCTCCT CGCGGAGAAAATCCAACTGCGTGAAGGAGGTGGAGAAGCTtcaggagaagagagagaggaggcgactccagcagcaggagctgaggGAGAAGAGAGCACAG gaGGTCGATACCACTATTCCTAATTATGAGATCATGTACATGATCAGGGATTTCCGTGCAAGCCTGGACTACCGGCCCCTCACCACTACTGATCTG ATTGAAGAGCACAggatatgtgtgtgcgtgaggaAACGACCGCtgaacaaaaaag AGCTGTCGGTGAAGGAGCTGGACGTCATCACCATCCCCAGTAAGGATGTGGTCATGGTCCACGAGCCCAAGCAGAAGGTGGATCTGACACGCTACCTGGAGAACCAGACCTTCCGCTTTGACTACGCCTTCGACGACAGCACCACCAATGAGATGGTTTACAG GTTCACCGCCAGGCCGCTGGTGGAGACCATCTTTGAGAGGGGAATGGCCACCTGCTTTGCTTatggacagacaggaagtgggaaaACGCAC ACAATGGGGGGAGACTTTTCGGGGAAGAACCAGGACTGCTCCAAAGGGATCTACGCACTGGCTG CTCGGGATGTCTTTCTCATGCTGAAGAAGCCGAACTATAAGAAGCTGGACCTGCAGGTGTACGCCACCTTCTTTGAAATCTACAGCGGGAAG GTGTTTGACCTGCTGAACCGTAAAGCCAAGCTCCGGGTTCTGGAGGACGGGAAGCAGCAGGTGCAGGTGGTTGGGCTTCAGGAGAGAGAGGTCAAATGCACTGAGGACGTCCTCAAGCTCATCGAAGTTGGGAATAGCTGCAG GACGTCCGGTCAGACCTCGGCCAACGCCCACTCGTCCCGTAGCCACGCCGTCTTCCAGATCATTCTCCGGCGGAAGGGCAAGATGCACGGCAAGTTCTCGCTCATCGACCTGGCGGGAAATGAGCGCGGCGCCGACACGTCCAGCGCCGACCGCCAGACACGCCTCGAGGGAGCTGAGATTAACAAGAGCCTGCTGGCACTcaag GAGTGCATTCGGGCCTTGGGTCGCAACAAACCGCACACCCCCTTCAGAGCCAGCAAGCTCACACAAGTCCTGAGGGACTCCTTCATCGGGGAGAACTCCAGGACTTGCATG aTCGCCACCATTTCTCCTGGCATGACGTCGTGCGAGAACACGTTAAACACGCTGCGATACGCCAACAG AGTGAAGGAGCTGACTGTTGACCCCAACACGGCCGTCGAGGGGCGCCCCAACATCCACGCGGTCAACCAGCTGGACATCCTGGAGGCGCAGTGGGGGGTGGGCAGCTCCCCCCAAAGGGACGACCTCAAGCTGCTCTGTGAACAGAAC gaagaggaagtgtcCCCGCAGCTCTTCACCTTCCACGAGGCGGTGTCCCAGCtggtggagatggaggagcaggtTCTGGAGGACCACAGAGCCGTCTTCCAG GAGTCCATCCGATGGCTGGAGGATGAGAAGGCTCTGATGGAGATGACTGAGGAGGTAGATTACGATGTGGACTCATACGCCACTCAGCTGGAGCAGATCCTGGACCAGAAGATCGACATCCTAACGGAGCTCCGAG ACAAAGTAAAAGCGTTCCGCTCAACCCTTCAAGAAGAGGAGCAGGCCAGTCAGCAGATAAACCCGAAGCGGCCCCGCCCCCTTTGA